The Anaerobacillus sp. CMMVII genomic interval TATGTGAATAATGGATAGGTTTTTGAGAGTAAGAGCTACATGAAGGCGTGCAGGAATAGAGGAGGTAGTGTCTAACTCCATTTATTACCATATATTGCACGTGTTCTCCACGCCGCCCCTGGAGGCTTTCCCTCCCATGTCTCAACGGGTCTATGTCCTTTCATTCCTTCGTCATGCCTATCCAAGGGGTGGAGGCTGTTTTGCTAACGAAACGGGTCGGTGCCCTTTTGTGTAAGTGATCCAGTACTCCGTGCTTTTTTGAGATCCTATGAATAAGACAACACTCGAAAAAGTATAATCTAGTTTTTAACCACCTAGGCTGCAATTGGTGAAAAAGTTTGTATTTTTTTAGGATAATAAGATTCATTTCTTCTAGCCATTCCTACTAAAAGTCTTGCGAGTTTGCCAATCAATTTCATAATGGAGTTCATTTTTTTGATTTTTTTAACATGTACATTGTGGGCGTGATAAGCTTTGAATTCAGGATTATTTACAATAAGTGATATAGTCGCTAAGTAAAGGAATCGGCGTAACCTAGACCTTCCACGCTTGGACAGCACAATTTGACCCTTCCATTTGCCTGAACTCGCCCCTGCAAGATGTAAACCAGCATGTCGTAGGAGAGAATTACCGTGTGCGAAACCACTTAAATCTCCCGCTTCTCCAAGGATTCCAGCCAGAGAAATTTCACTAATACCTTTTATGGCAAGTAGTTTGTCTGTAAAAGTAATCTGTTTGAGTACGTTGTGACTTCTTTTTCTACCCTTGAAAGTTGAGCTGTAGCTAAATCAAATTCTTCAAGTAATTGTTCTAGATGAAGTTTATAAGCAGCGGTAGCTTGTGTACTTCCAACAGAGTGTTTAGCTAAGTCAATCAGTAAGCGTGCTTTATGTAAACCTGCGTATCGTTGCATCACAGTTCTCCATCCATCAATAATTTCTTGAGGTTCTAAAGATTGAAGATCGCTTGGTGTAGGAAATAAACGTAGAGTCGCGATAGCTCCTTTGCCTTTGACATCTTTAAATACTTGTCGAAGTTCTGGAAATATAACATCGACCCAACGGTTAATCTGATTGATTGAACTGACTAAGCTTTTAACGATCACGTCACGGTTTGACATAAGTACTCGTAACTGTTCAAAGGCTTCTGAAGTCGGGCGAATAAACGCATAGTACCCATTCATGACCATATCAGCAATACCTAGAGTGTCTTTAATATCACTCTTAGATTGTGTATTATCTCGGTTTTCTTTATTCTTTTTTACAAGGCGAGGATTGACAGTTACAACATCATCGTTATGATTGTAGAGCCATTTGGAGAGATTTAGCCAGTAATGTCCCGTAGGTTCCATTCCAACGATAGCTGTATTAAAGTTAGCCTTAGAGATTAAATGATTTATCCATTCTAATAATCTAGCAAAGCCATCTTTATTATTTTCAAATGTAAGAGGCTCACAAACGATAATCCCACGAAAATTAACAGCACGAGCTACATGAAATTGTTGGGCTATATCTATTCCTACGACAAGGTGTTCATGTGTAATTCTTTCAATCAATTGATTTTGTTTGTCTTGCATTTTATACTTCATAGTAGAGCTTCCTCCTTAGATTTTTGAGTTTTAGAGTGATGTCTATTCTCATATCTTACTGAGGGGCTCTATTTTTTCAAACCTGATAATTAACGCTCTACAGGATTGCTAAGGAGAGTTGATTATTATGAATCTAGGTGAGCAAATATTATCAGATTTAGTTTCTGCTTTAAAAGATTTGTATCCTAATATTGAAGTGGAAAGTACAAAGAATAAATTATCTACTGTTCTATCAGAGTATTATTTTCAAAGAGTTGAGTTAGGTGAGGTACATCCAGACCTTGAGGATAAAATACAATGTTTCATCTCGGCAAAAAAGCTAGAAGGTTTAAGTTCTATTACTCTAGACAACTACCTCATGGAATTAAGTATGTTTGCTGATATCGTAAAAAAAAAGGCTGAGGACATAGCTACAGCAGATGTTAGAATGTATTTAAGTCAAGATGGTACCCTAAAAATGAGCACAATTAGAAAGAAATTATCTGTTTTAAAGAGTTTTTTTTAGTTGGTTAGCTTCAGAAGAATATATTAAGTGTGATCCAACTACCAAGTTAAAAGCGCCAAAAGATGAATACCGACTCCCGAAATCATTATCAATCGAAGAACTAGAATTGTTTAAGAGAATCCTGCGATACAGTCCGGTAGCATGCTTTTCTAGAAATATTGTATGCAACGGGTTGTAGATTGTCTGAAGTTCATGGTTAGATAAAGCTGATATCAATCTACAAAATATGAGCACATTAGTTATTGGTAAAGGTGATAAACAAAGGGAAGCCTATTTTTCAATTAGAGCGATGTATCATTTAGGTAAATATATAAAAGGAAGAAATGACAATTGTGAATCCTTGGTGGTTACAGAGAGAAAACCTTATAGAAGATTATCTAAACGAGGAATACAAAGAGAAATAGATATAATCGCTCAAAAAGCAGGTTTACAAGACAAAGTAAGTCCCCATGTTTTGAGACACACTTTTGCTACTTTAACCTTAACTAGTGGTGCTGAATTAGTTGCGATTCAAGAACTGTTAGGACATAGTTCACCAGATACAACACTTAGATATGCAAAGATTACTCATGAGCGAAAGCGAGAGCAGCATAAAAAGTATTTGATTCAATAAGTTACTGCATATTTGACTAGATACTGCGCAACAAACAATTTCAAACTAGTATGAATTAAGTTATATTTCATATAATTCAAGTTAGATGTATTTTCTATATAAAAATTGTCTCGACTTTCCACTCAACTGAGTATGGATACGAGTAGTCCACTATTATTATTACGACCTATTTCGTTATTTTTTGGTATTATTTTATTTCTTTAAGAATAACCATGAGATTTTTAAAGGTTTTACTTTGGTGCTTTATTTGAACAAACGATTGAAAATGAGAATACAAGTTATGGTCCATTTTTCTTAAAACTGGACCATTTTTATATACAAAAAGCACCGCGTTTTGCGGTGCAATTAGGCAAACATTTCATAGTGTATAATTGAGTTTTGTGATAGTAAACGGAACCCGTTAGTGGTAATTAGTTTTCTTTTTTTCAGGAATTACTTCGCAATTATCATTTAAAGCACGATCCGTATAGACAACTGCGTTTATTAAGATGATATACCATATATTTCCTTGAAATGGCAGGACTTAATTTTTTCTCCAGTTATGTGTAGCCGATCTACTAGTCAGCAGGCACATTTTTTGTTAATTTCAAGGATTCACTGTGAAGTTTTCTTTAGCCTATCGGAGTCGCGTGATTACAAGGTGTGCTGAAACTGGTCTTGTTCCTCCTGCGAAAGGAGTAATGGTTAGAGCAGGAGTATTCCCCGCAGGGTTTCGAACAGTGAGGAGTGAATCGATAGTTGTTGTTGTAACGAGAGAAATACCTACTATCTGAGTAGTACCAGTTGCTCGCCCGACCACCGTATATGCTAAATCATTACCATTGAGAGTTAGAACAAGTTGACCTGGTTCGGAGACGCTCACTTGAAACAAGACCTGATAAGTACCAATGTCAGACAAGGTAAACGTATCTGCACTAGCACGGAAAATTCCACCATCACTATTAGGTCCATCTTGAGGGAAATCTACATCCTCACCTGCTGCAACTGTTGCAGTATTATCATTAGGCATTAATGCAAAAAAATCTGCAAAGTCCAATACTCCTCCAGGCAGTCCCTGAGGTCCAGTCGGCCCCGTAGGTCCGGTCGGCCCAGTCGTTCCAGTCGTTCCAGTCGGCCCGGTCGTTCCAGTCGGCCCCGTAGGTCCAGTCGTTCCAGTCGTTCCAGTTGGTCCCGTCGGCCCGGTCGTTCCAGTCGTTCCAGTCGGCCCAGTCGGCCCCATCGTTCCAGTTGGCCCCGTCGTTCCAGTCGTTCCAGTCGTTCCAGTCGGCCCGGTCGTTCCAGTCGGCCCCGTAGGTCCGGTCGGCCCCGTCGGCCCCGTAGGTCCCGTCGGCCCCGTAGGTCCGGTCGGCCCCGTCGGCCCCGTAGGTCCCGTCGGCCCCGTAGGTCCGGTCGGCCCCGTCGGCCCCGTAGGTCCAGTCGGCCCCGTCGGCCCCGTCGGCCCCGTAGGTCCAGTCGGCCCCGTCGGCCCCGTAGGTCCCGTAGGTCCGGTCGGTCCAGTCGGCCCCGTCGGCCCAGTCGGTCCCGTAGGTCCGGTCGGTCCCGTCGGCCCCGTAGGTCCGGTCGGTCCAGTCGTTCCAGTCGGCCCCGTAGGTCCGGTCGGCCCCGTCGGCCCCGTAGGTCCGGTCGGCCCCGTCGGCCCCGTAGGTCCGGTCGGTCCGGTCGTTCCAGTAGGTCCAGTCGTTCCAGTAGGTCCGGTCGGCCCAGTCGGCCCCGTAGGTCCGGTCGGCCCCGTCGGCCCCGTCGGCCCAGTCGTTCCAGTAGGTCCAGTCGTTCCAGTCGGCCCAGTCGTTCCAGTCGGCCCCGTCGGCCCAGTAGGTCCCGTAGGTCCAGTCGGCCCCGTAGGTCCAGTCGGCCCCGTAGGTCCAGTCGGCCCCGTAGGTCCAGTCGGCCCAGTAGGTCCGGTCGGCCCCGTCGGCCCCGTAGGTCCGGTCGGTCCGGTCGGCCCAGTCGTTCCAGTCGGTCCGGTCGGTCCAGTCGGCCCAGTCGGCCCAGTCGTTCCAGTCGGCCCCGTCGGCCCAGTCGGTCCGGTCGGCCCCGTCGGCCCCGTCGGCCCCGTCGGCCCAGTAGGTCCCGTAGGTCCAGTCGGCCCCGTAGGTCCAGTCGGCCCCGTAGGTCCAGTCGGCCCAGTAGGTCCGGTCGGCCCCGTCGGCCCCGTAGGTCCGGTCGGTCCGGTCGGCCCAGTCGTTCCAGTCGGTCCGGTCGGTCCAGTCGGCCCAGTCGGCCCAGTCGTTCCAGTCGGTCCGGTCGGTCCAGTCGGCCCGGTCGGCCCCGTAGGTCCAGTCGGTCCAGTCGGCCCGGTCGGTCCGGTCGGTCCCGTAGGTCCGGTCGTTCCAGTCGGTCCGGTCGGTCCGGTCGGTCCCGTCGGTCCGGTCGGTCCGGTCGGTCCGGTCGGTCCAGTCGGTCCGGTCGGTCCAGTCGGTCCGGTCGTTCCAGTAGGTCCAGTCGGCCCCGTCGGTCCAGTCGGCCCAGTCGTTCCAGTCGGTCCGGTCGGCCCCGTCGGCCCAGTCGGCCCAGTCGGCCCCGTCGGTCCGGTCGGCCCCGTCGGCCCCGTCGGTCCGGTCGGTCCGGTCGGCCCCGTCGGTCCGGTCGGCCCCGTCGGTCCGGTCGGCCCCGTCGGCCCCGTCGGTCCGGTCGGCCCCGTCGGCCCCGTCGGCCCCGTCGGTCCAGTCGGCCCCGTCGGTCCGGTCGGCCCAGTCGGCCCAGTAGGTCCCGTCGGTCCGGTCGGCCCCGTCGGCCCCGTCGGTCCCGTAGGTCCAGTCGGCCCCGTCGGCCCCGTCGGTCCGGTCGGTCCGGTCGGCCCCGTAGGTCCGGTCGTTCCAGTCGGCCCAGTCGGCCCGGTCGGCCCGGTCGGCCCGGTCGGTCCAGTAGGTCCGGGAGGACCTCCGGCAGGTCCAGTTGGCCCCGTAGGTCCCGTCACTCCCCCTGTTATTGGAACTTGCTGCATTTGAAGTAACTTAATAGTTAAGATTACTGTCATTTTTTCTACAACATTTCTAAAGACTCCTTCAAATTTAGACCCACCTTGTAAAGGTATCCTATCTGTGGCTTCATCCCATTCAATAATACGACTAGATACTAAATCACAGAACGGAAGCTCATTATAATGTTGAGTACTATCTTGATGGAATTGGGAAAGGTCGCTGGATAGAAGTTGATCTTTTTCAGGGTAACCTTCTGGTAAAGGTTGAGAGATCATAAAATCAAACTCTTGACGTTGATTAAGTCTAACATCTAATGGGTTAGTCAAAAACTCACTAATTTCAGTAGTACACTCAAAAGGTACTTTTACTGTATATGAACGATACTTTGAATTAATGGATTTTGAATTTGTCTCCTTTGGGATAGGAGTAACATATTGAATATTTTTTTCAACATACCCTTTAATAAATAGTTGATTACTAGGCACTAGTAGGCGACACTGAACAAGTTGTACGCGTTTTTTAATATCCTTAATTTCTAATACATCTTCTGGAAAGGTAATATTGGCTACTAGATTAGTACGTACTGCTAATTCAGCTAATAAAACTGGTACTTTAGCTACTCTAGCATTTGGATTCACGTTAGGGGATACATTTTCATTTGGACACTTGCCAATGGAGGCTGAATGTTGAAAATGTTTCCAAGACGATTTCTCCTTTTCACTCATAAGTTCACTCCCTTTGCATTTATTTGAGAACACAATATCTTATGCGTACTGTTTAAGGGAGTATTGTACGTTTAACGTAGCAAACTGAAAATTAGATAAGACGCACATGTTTTAGAACTAAAGCAAAGTGTAATTCAAAAGATTTTAGTGTTGTATAGGGTATATTCATTCAGTCACTCTAGTAGTTTTGCTCCTTAACTTAAAGTTTTTTTACTTTCCTACATATAATCGGTAAACTAAAATAGGCATCATCATTCAATTTTAGATTATATTGTTGAATGTTAATTTTCGGGGAGTAACAGTCGAACGCCCTAGTAATTTCAAGTGCCGTTATCTTGTTGATTACAGAGTATTATTTATAAATGTAGTATGAGATAATTGCCTCTCGGACACTATCCGAGGGGTATTTTTATGTTTAATAACAATTATTGAATATAGGGCAATAGACTAACTTTGGCTGGTATCTTTTCTAGCTTATCTGATACAACAGATAAAGCTAATGAATAGCATCAAAGTAAGAAACTAGAAATAAAATACAGGGTGATTGGGTTAAGCTAATAGTAGTTCAGTTACTTATTGGAGGATAAAGATGATAAAAATTATGGCGGATTCAACTTGCGATTTATCTACGGAGATACTTGAGTTATACGACATTAGCCTAGCACCTCTTACAATTAATATTGAGGGGAAAATCTATAAAGATAGGGTAGATATTGAACCTGACTATTTCTATGGAATTATGGAGGCGCTACCAGAGTTTCCAACAACAGGTATGCCTAGTCCAGCGGAATATTTACAAATAATAAAGGACGCCATTAAAGATGGATATAATGAAATTTTATGTATATGTATGTCTAGTGGAACTAGTGGGTCATATCAATCAGCAGAATTAGCGAAATCTTATTTCTATGAGGAAAGTCCAGATTCAAGTGTGAAAATACATATTGTTGACTCAAAATGTATGAGCCATGGAAGTGGTTGGTTAATTATGAAAAGTGCATTGATGAGAGAACGAGGCGCCTCATTTGAGGAAATAGTCAAATTTAATGAAGAATATAAGGTAAATGTAAAGCATTTCCTCTCAGTTGACGATTTAGATCATTTAATTAAGAGTGGAAGGCTTACAAATGCAAGTGCAATAATAGGAAAAATTTTAATGCTAAAACCAATTATGACGATGAAGGCTGGAAAAGGAGCAATCGTTGCAAAGGTAAGGGGTCTCAAGCGGGTACTTCAGCATTATGTTGACGAGTTTATTAAAAGAAATAATAAAGAGATTACAGAATTTATTATTATCGGATACACATCGGATATAAAAGTCGCTGAAAATCTAAAGGTGAAAATTGAAAAGGAAACCGATTTTTCTGGGGATATCCATATTATGCAAATGGGAGTTTCGGTTGGCACCCATGTCGGTTTAGGTGCCATTTCTATGTTTTTCGTAGAGAAGAGGTAGAGGTTAACTTCTAGCAAAAAGCAAAGGCTTAGCAAAACGATGCTAAGCCTTATTTTAATTCGTATTATTAATTGGCAGTGTAATAAAAAAGCGGGTGCCTTTATGAAGAGTACTAGAAACGGAAATCGAACCATTATGTAATTCGATGATTTTTTTTGATAATGATAAGCCCAAACCAGTGCCTGTTTCCTTTGTTGAAAAGAAAGGGTCGAAAATATATCTTAGACTACTTTCACTCATGCCAATACCATTATCTTTGAAGATAATGTGAATATCATTATTGAGCTTCTTTCCTTCTATTGAGATTACTAATGGTTGAGTGTCTTGCTTGGAATCAATTGAATTGTTAAATAGGTTAATAAACACTTGAAGTAATTCGTTATGATTGATTAAAACAATTGTATCAGTTAATTCCTCATCTAAAGCAACGATGAGCTCAACGTCCCTCATCATTGCTTCACTGTACATTAGGTTTTTAAAATGAGTAAAAAAGCTAGCAATCTTTTCGGGAGTTCTCTTTACGGGAGCATTTTTTGAAACCGTTAGGAAATCACTAATGATTTTATTTGCTCGATCCAATTCTGGTATTAGTAAGCTGCTTAAGAGGTCTGCAGCAATTGGGATTTCTTCCTGTGACATCAACTGCAAATATCCTCGAACGGTTGTTAGGGGATTCCTTATTTCATGGGCAATACTAGCAGATATTTGCCCAATCATATTCATCTTTTCTGCCTCTTTGAGTGGATTTAAAAAATGAAAAAGACTAATCACTCTGACAAGGTTTCCGAACTGATCGTAGATAATTCTAGTATTACAGATCCCATAATTTTTATCTAGAACCTCTTCACTAACGATTTCTTTTCCAGTCCTCAATGTTTGGAGGAGCCTAATTTGGCTTTCATCAATCTGCAATAAGTCTTGAATAGGCTTACCAAGAACATTTTCTAAGCTGACATTAAAATCATCGAGTGTTTGTTGGTTGCAAAGTGTGACTAAACCATTTTTATCAATAATAACAATGTGATGTGGGACTAAATCAAAGAGAGGTTTTAAAAACTGCTCAAGCCTTTCAAAATGATGTTCGAGCATCGGAAAATAGAAGGGACTTTGTTCTTCTTCTATTTTCACTTGTTCTTCTGGGATAATTGTAAGAGTTCTTTCGTTGCTTTTTTTCGTAACTTGTTTGTTAGTTATTTCATCATAATAATTTATCTCGAAAGGAAGATCTGCGATGAGGCGTTTATATAATTGTAATTCTTCTTCAAGAGTTTCAATTGATTGTTCGGCTGTATCCTTATTCACGATCGTTCACTCCGTCCCGCATAATAAATTAGACTGTTTTCTCAAAGATTCACGATATATCAAAGTCTCGATAATTTTTTCAAACATTTCAAGTATTTAAACTCGAATTATTGTCCATATAGCCCATAATGTTTACGAAAAAAGCCTTTAATTAAGAGACCTTTCCTGATAGATTGTTGCGTATCTAACAATACTTAAGAAACAAGCCAGTGAAATACCTATATCTATAGTAATAATACTTTATTATACAAATTATGTAAATCACCGAAAAGATTCACCTTACACTCGGATATCCAAACTTTCCTTCTTGATAATTACCATAAGCCAGTTGGATTTCTTCCATAGAGTTCATAACGAAAGAACCTCTTCTTTTAGTGGGACACCGGAATAGATAAGAAGCTTTGAGCGTTTATTTGCCTTATTGTGTATTTCGCTATCTTGGCCAGTTATCGACTGGAGCTACTGAATGAATAACCAAATGAAAGAGACACATTTTCCTTTTGGGAAGTGTGTCTCTTTTTTACCTATTCTTAGATGTAAAAATACGAAGTGGAGCAGTTAGCTTCCATGACTTACTGTTAAGTAGGGAATGAAGACGTTGATGCAGGTACTTTCTTTCCGCCTCTAAAACAGCAACCTTTTGTGTTAGTTGTTCAATTCGTAATTCTTGTTCTTTTAGTTCCTCTAAAGTTGGTCGATTTTCTTCGTTCACCAGATCACCTTCATTAGCTAATGTAAATTTCAGCACTAAGTATTCTAAATCCTCTAAAGCTGGCAGGATAAACTCCGATAATTCTGTTTCGATGCCTTTCTTACTTAATTTTTGAAAGTAAAAAGGATTAACGCATAGTGGAAAAAAATTTGTTCGATCTGGCTTAGCTTTTTATCTGCTTCATTTAAGTACAGTTCTTTTACTTGGGCATAGGGGAGAAGTAGACTCGTAAAATATCTAGCAAGATCAATAAAATGTGGTCCAAGCGTATGTGAAGTCCAGTCGATTACATATGGTCTTTCGGTATCTTTGTCTACTAAAATATTTTGAAAAGCAAAATCACCGTGTAGTAATGAATAATGCTTTTCAGGTTTTATATACGAATATAAATGGTGGTTCATAATGGCAGATTCGAGGCGCTTCATTAATAAACGAACCTCTTTTGGGTATTGGTGCTGTTTCATTATCAAGTTAATCGCTTTAAATAATTTTTTATTGTAAGCTTCTTCATGGATCTGCGTAAAAAAGTGAACAACAGAAATGGCTCGACCTTTTCTAAATTGAAAGACATAGTTAGGTAGCTTGTAGCTAGGGGCAAGTTGGTGATAGTCAATTGTTGCGATTACTTGAGATGTATCAATCACTTTCTTTATATGAACAGGACCAACTGGACTTGCATTGATCATTTCTAGTGTTAGGTAAGAGACTTTATCAATGATTTGTGAATTTACAAAACGAGGAACTAGATTATTTAACTGCGGAAAACTACTACACAGATTGCTGTAGAAAGCTTCTTCGCGACCAGCCCCATTGTTTTTATTTGTATAGTTAGAGATCTTTGTAAACAACCTGTGCTCGCCGTCGTGATGAACAAAGGCACCTAGGTTGTTTTTCCCGTCTATGAAGACGTAGCTTGATGTAACAGTGTTGAAGTTATCCGTAAAGCCTCTTTGAATGGTTTGGACAAGTTCAGAAAAAGGCAAGTTATGTTTATATTCTAAGGCAGTTTGGTAGGATTTTTTCGCTTTTTTGTTATTTAGTAGAAACGAGTAGCTTCTACCTAAGCGAAAATGGTAATCTGCTTGTTTCGGATTACGTTTCAGTAGCTTCATTGCGACATCTTTTGCCGCGTCCCACTCGCCTAAAAAATCATACAGTTTGTACAACTCTACTAAGATGTGTTCACTTGTTGGAAACCTTTTTTGACCTTCATCGAGAACCTCTTTTACGAGCGTGGTTTGCCCAACGATCCGTAAGCTTCTAGCATATGAAACATAGACTGTATCTGAACATGACTCTCTATTTTCTTCAAGGTATTGCTCGAAACATTCAATGGCTTTTTGCCATTTATGTTCATCCTGATGCTTTTTGGCTAGTACTAATAACTGTTCAGTCAATCAAGATCACCTACTTATTTCCAAAAATATTAGTTTACTGTAATAATTATAAGTTTCTACCAGCTTTCTTTCAATTGTTATTAAAATAATATTTTATTAAATTAAATACGAACAATTATTATTGACACATTATTAATGTTCGCTTAATATTAAAAACGTTGTAAAAAAAAGTTTAAATAAAATTATTCGTTCGTATATTCCTGGTAATATGGGCTAGGAGTTTCTACAAGGGACCGCAAATTCCTAACTACGAGTGTGGCTAGGAATCTATATTTTTCTGGAGGTTTTGTAGATGGAACGGTTATTTAAGTTAAATGAGTTAGGAACGAATGTCAGAACAGAAGTGATAGCTGGTTTTACGACATTTTTGACCATGGTATACATCGTAGTTGTCAATCCGGCGATTTTATCAGCTGCGGGAGTTCCGTTTGACCAAGTGTTTATTGCCACAATTTTAGCAGCCGTTATTGGTACGTTAATCATGGCATTTTCAGCAAATTATCCGATTGCAGTTGCCCCGGGGATGGGATTGAATGCTTATTTTACAAGTGTTGTCATTTCCCAAGGAGTCAGCTATCAGGTCGTTTTTGGTACAGTCTTTTTGGCTGGTCTTTTGTTTTTGCTTTTAACATTTACAAAGTTTCGTGAAATGCTCATTCAATCGATTCCAGCTTCTATTAAATATGGTATTACATCAGGAATTGGTTTATTTATCGCGTTTATTGGATTACAAATGTCAGGGTTAGTCGTAGCCAGCCCGGCGACACTCGTAACAATTGGAGATTTGCGCTCGCCAATAACGGCATTGACGATCCTTGGTTTATTTATTACTTTCGTTTTAATTGCCAGAAATATTAAAGGTGCGTTGTTTATTGGGATGCTAGTAACGGCACTTGTTGGTTATTTTACTGGGCATCTTGAAATCAATGGGATTGTTTCAACACCACCGCCGATCGTTTTCTTTGACATCGACATTGCAGGAGTATTTTCACATGCTTTATATACGGTTGTCTTTGCCTTTTTACTCGTAACAATTTTCGATACAACAGGAACACTAATCGGTGTAGCTGAGCAGGCAGGCTTAATGAAAGACGGCAAAATGAAAAAAGCAAAATCGGCCCTAACAGCCGATGCCGTAGCTACTACAGTAGGTTCTGCGTTAGGTACAAGCCCATCGACAGCTTATATTGAGTCATCCGCGGGTGTCGCAGCTGGTGGCCGTTCAGGATTAACGGCATTGGTTGTAGCAATCCTTTTCATGGTTGCCTTGTTTTTCTCACCGCTAGTTTCAGCAATTTCCGCGCTTCCGGCCATCACAGCTCCGGCGTTAATCATCGTTGGTTGCTACATGATGGAAGGCTTAGCGAAAATAAATTGGAAGAAGTTTGACGATGCCTTTCCTTCATTTGCGATTATCTTAACAATGCCATTAACATCAAGCATTGCCACTGGAATAGCCATTGGATTTATTACCTACCCAGTGATCAAGCTAGTAAGTGGAAAAGGAAAAGAAGTACATCCAATTCTTTATATCTTTGGTATCATTTTTGCTATCCAAATGGTGTTTTTCCCAGCGCATTAAAAGGGTAATATGCGCAAAATGTGAATATAGTTTAGAAGAG includes:
- a CDS encoding NCS2 family permease, which gives rise to MERLFKLNELGTNVRTEVIAGFTTFLTMVYIVVVNPAILSAAGVPFDQVFIATILAAVIGTLIMAFSANYPIAVAPGMGLNAYFTSVVISQGVSYQVVFGTVFLAGLLFLLLTFTKFREMLIQSIPASIKYGITSGIGLFIAFIGLQMSGLVVASPATLVTIGDLRSPITALTILGLFITFVLIARNIKGALFIGMLVTALVGYFTGHLEINGIVSTPPPIVFFDIDIAGVFSHALYTVVFAFLLVTIFDTTGTLIGVAEQAGLMKDGKMKKAKSALTADAVATTVGSALGTSPSTAYIESSAGVAAGGRSGLTALVVAILFMVALFFSPLVSAISALPAITAPALIIVGCYMMEGLAKINWKKFDDAFPSFAIILTMPLTSSIATGIAIGFITYPVIKLVSGKGKEVHPILYIFGIIFAIQMVFFPAH
- a CDS encoding nitrogen regulation protein NR(II), yielding MNKDTAEQSIETLEEELQLYKRLIADLPFEINYYDEITNKQVTKKSNERTLTIIPEEQVKIEEEQSPFYFPMLEHHFERLEQFLKPLFDLVPHHIVIIDKNGLVTLCNQQTLDDFNVSLENVLGKPIQDLLQIDESQIRLLQTLRTGKEIVSEEVLDKNYGICNTRIIYDQFGNLVRVISLFHFLNPLKEAEKMNMIGQISASIAHEIRNPLTTVRGYLQLMSQEEIPIAADLLSSLLIPELDRANKIISDFLTVSKNAPVKRTPEKIASFFTHFKNLMYSEAMMRDVELIVALDEELTDTIVLINHNELLQVFINLFNNSIDSKQDTQPLVISIEGKKLNNDIHIIFKDNGIGMSESSLRYIFDPFFSTKETGTGLGLSLSKKIIELHNGSISVSSTLHKGTRFFITLPINNTN
- a CDS encoding phosphotransferase gives rise to the protein MTEQLLVLAKKHQDEHKWQKAIECFEQYLEENRESCSDTVYVSYARSLRIVGQTTLVKEVLDEGQKRFPTSEHILVELYKLYDFLGEWDAAKDVAMKLLKRNPKQADYHFRLGRSYSFLLNNKKAKKSYQTALEYKHNLPFSELVQTIQRGFTDNFNTVTSSYVFIDGKNNLGAFVHHDGEHRLFTKISNYTNKNNGAGREEAFYSNLCSSFPQLNNLVPRFVNSQIIDKVSYLTLEMINASPVGPVHIKKVIDTSQVIATIDYHQLAPSYKLPNYVFQFRKGRAISVVHFFTQIHEEAYNKKLFKAINLIMKQHQYPKEVRLLMKRLESAIMNHHLYSYIKPEKHYSLLHGDFAFQNILVDKDTERPYVIDWTSHTLGPHFIDLARYFTSLLLPYAQVKELYLNEADKKLSQIEQIFFHYALILFTFKN
- a CDS encoding site-specific integrase; this encodes MNLGEQILSDLVSALKDLYPNIEVESTKNKLSTVLSEYYFQRVELGEVHPDLEDKIQCFISAKKLEGLSSITLDNYLMELSMFADIVKKKAEDIATADVRMYLSQDGTLKMSTIRKKLSVLKSFF
- a CDS encoding CsxC family protein — protein: MSEKEKSSWKHFQHSASIGKCPNENVSPNVNPNARVAKVPVLLAELAVRTNLVANITFPEDVLEIKDIKKRVQLVQCRLLVPSNQLFIKGYVEKNIQYVTPIPKETNSKSINSKYRSYTVKVPFECTTEISEFLTNPLDVRLNQRQEFDFMISQPLPEGYPEKDQLLSSDLSQFHQDSTQHYNELPFCDLVSSRIIEWDEATDRIPLQGGSKFEGVFRNVVEKMTVILTIKLLQMQQVPITGGVTGPTGPTGPAGGPPGPTGPTGPTGPTGPTGPTGTTGPTGPTGPTGPTGPTGPTGPTGPTGPTGPTGPTGPTGPTGPTGPTGPTGPTGPTGPTGPTGPTGPTGPTGPTGPTGPTGPTGPTGPTGPTGPTGPTGPTGPTGPTGPTGPTGTTGPTGPTGPTGPTGTTGPTGPTGPTGPTGPTGPTGPTGPTGPTGPTGTTGPTGPTGPTGPTGPTGPTGPTGPTGPTGPTGTTGPTGPTGPTGPTGTTGPTGPTGPTGPTGPTGPTGPTGPTGPTGPTGPTGPTGPTGPTGPTGPTGPTGPTGPTGPTGTTGPTGPTGPTGPTGTTGPTGPTGPTGPTGPTGPTGPTGPTGPTGPTGPTGPTGPTGPTGPTGPTGPTGTTGPTGTTGPTGTTGPTGPTGPTGPTGPTGPTGPTGTTGPTGTTGPTGPTGPTGPTGPTGPTGPTGPTGPTGTTGPTGPTGPTGPTGPTGPTGPTGPTGPTGPTGPTGPTGPTGPTGPTGPTGPTGPTGPTGPTGPTGPTGPTGPTGPTGPTGPTGPTGPTGPTGPTGPTGTTGPTGTTGTTGTTGPTGTMGPTGPTGTTGTTGPTGPTGTTGTTGPTGPTGTTGPTGTTGTTGPTGPTGPTGPQGLPGGVLDFADFFALMPNDNTATVAAGEDVDFPQDGPNSDGGIFRASADTFTLSDIGTYQVLFQVSVSEPGQLVLTLNGNDLAYTVVGRATGTTQIVGISLVTTTTIDSLLTVRNPAGNTPALTITPFAGGTRPVSAHLVITRLR
- a CDS encoding DegV family protein, whose product is MIKIMADSTCDLSTEILELYDISLAPLTINIEGKIYKDRVDIEPDYFYGIMEALPEFPTTGMPSPAEYLQIIKDAIKDGYNEILCICMSSGTSGSYQSAELAKSYFYEESPDSSVKIHIVDSKCMSHGSGWLIMKSALMRERGASFEEIVKFNEEYKVNVKHFLSVDDLDHLIKSGRLTNASAIIGKILMLKPIMTMKAGKGAIVAKVRGLKRVLQHYVDEFIKRNNKEITEFIIIGYTSDIKVAENLKVKIEKETDFSGDIHIMQMGVSVGTHVGLGAISMFFVEKR
- a CDS encoding tyrosine-type recombinase/integrase gives rise to the protein MSTLVIGKGDKQREAYFSIRAMYHLGKYIKGRNDNCESLVVTERKPYRRLSKRGIQREIDIIAQKAGLQDKVSPHVLRHTFATLTLTSGAELVAIQELLGHSSPDTTLRYAKITHERKREQHKKYLIQ